From the Synechococcus sp. HK01-R genome, one window contains:
- a CDS encoding ATP-binding cassette domain-containing protein, giving the protein MRALERHGVQLPPNLLPPAADNPDGFQESADLVALNEAWLAANGCQWDGSWPLAITEANDAGLQAGLARETRRLLESWCTAATPSPGDTARPALALKDPRLCRTLPLVSAALGSHWLHHGLAIVRDPAAVVASIGYRDDMPPLKALALWLRYNLDLVQCRQHHPRVGHWPLLNFERLIADPDAELQPALAVLQASGLRLAATPDRPLVCCRLPQPPAELEGVPQAWLDLARRFHAALGAAACLAAVPDAVLAEVSDLLDHTPALSQQLLALEARRREQLGRLLAEERRGSETTNGLLGADDLHQLEQRHPSMQATEPAYVRLDQVCIDLRGRNDRRSLKQLLQPQGPSGLRPLALDHLDLVIGHGERIGLLGHNGSGKTTLLRLLGGIYSPTAGRIRRDGPPLAPVIEQSLGFSQELTGLQLARFSHRLYRAASQSWDDYRAAIEAFTELGDALATPIKTWSLGMRTRLSFALITFRDVQGLALDEGLVAGDQWFQRKARSHLDRFIEAAGTLVLASHSEDLLRRYCTRGLILERGRLVYDGSLFRALQLYKGQLN; this is encoded by the coding sequence GTGCGGGCCCTCGAGCGCCACGGCGTGCAGTTGCCCCCCAATCTGCTGCCGCCCGCCGCCGACAATCCCGACGGCTTCCAGGAATCCGCCGATCTGGTGGCCCTCAACGAGGCCTGGCTGGCAGCGAATGGCTGCCAGTGGGATGGCAGCTGGCCCCTCGCGATCACCGAGGCCAACGACGCTGGCCTGCAGGCTGGCCTGGCGCGGGAAACGCGCCGCCTGCTGGAGAGCTGGTGCACAGCTGCGACCCCGTCTCCCGGCGACACGGCCCGACCAGCCCTTGCCCTCAAGGATCCACGCCTCTGCCGCACCTTGCCGCTGGTGTCGGCCGCGCTGGGATCCCACTGGCTCCACCACGGCCTTGCCATCGTGCGTGATCCAGCCGCCGTGGTTGCCTCGATCGGCTACCGCGACGACATGCCGCCCCTGAAGGCCCTCGCCCTCTGGCTGCGATACAACCTCGATCTGGTGCAGTGCCGTCAACATCATCCCCGCGTGGGCCATTGGCCCCTGCTCAACTTTGAGCGCCTGATCGCTGATCCAGACGCCGAATTGCAACCGGCCCTGGCGGTGTTGCAGGCTTCCGGCCTGCGGCTTGCGGCCACACCGGATCGGCCGCTGGTCTGCTGTCGCTTGCCCCAGCCACCCGCCGAGCTGGAAGGGGTGCCCCAGGCCTGGCTTGACCTGGCCCGTCGCTTCCATGCGGCCCTCGGTGCCGCCGCCTGCCTGGCCGCCGTGCCCGATGCTGTGCTGGCCGAGGTGAGCGATCTCCTCGATCACACCCCGGCGCTGAGCCAACAGCTGCTCGCCCTGGAGGCCCGGCGTCGCGAGCAGCTGGGCCGGCTTCTCGCCGAAGAACGGCGTGGCAGCGAGACCACCAACGGCCTGCTCGGCGCCGATGATCTGCACCAGCTGGAGCAGCGTCATCCATCGATGCAGGCCACTGAACCGGCCTATGTGCGCCTTGATCAGGTGTGCATCGACCTGCGCGGCCGCAATGACCGCCGCTCGCTCAAGCAGTTGCTGCAGCCCCAGGGGCCCAGCGGTCTACGCCCCCTTGCCCTCGACCATCTCGATCTGGTGATCGGCCATGGCGAGCGCATCGGGCTGTTGGGCCACAACGGCAGCGGCAAAACCACGCTGCTGCGTTTGCTCGGGGGCATCTACAGCCCCACCGCCGGACGAATCAGGCGGGATGGGCCGCCGCTGGCGCCGGTGATCGAGCAATCGCTGGGCTTCTCGCAGGAACTCACCGGCCTGCAATTGGCACGCTTCAGCCATCGCCTCTATCGCGCCGCCAGCCAGAGCTGGGACGACTACCGCGCTGCGATTGAAGCCTTCACCGAACTCGGCGATGCTCTGGCCACACCGATCAAAACCTGGTCGCTGGGCATGCGCACCCGCTTGTCGTTTGCCCTGATCACCTTTCGCGATGTGCAGGGGCTCGCCCTTGATGAGGGCCTCGTCGCCGGCGACCAGTGGTTTCAACGCAAGGCCCGCAGCCATCTGGATCGCTTCATCGAGGCGGCCGGCACGCTGGTGCTCGCGTCCCACTCGGAGGATCTGTTGCGTCGCTACTGCACGCGTGGCCTGATCCTGGAGCGGGGCCGGCTCGTGTATGACGGCAGCCTCTTCCGCGCCCTGCAGCTCTACAAAGGACAACTGAACTGA
- a CDS encoding calcium-binding protein, with protein sequence MVLEVTEGTGTLNLAVGTTGADVVVNAGAGANDATIQVGLATDAGGNTLANGGSSVQIDPNYGGSVVVNYQGAITDGTKVNTAAAASGGGTIADNLPGGAQAFQSNPNAFSADNTPDYYINTGRADDQIEGSAANDFIRAGAGNDEINAGAGNDIVRGGAGSDQTTLGAGNDVYYLTVDQLQGSSTDTITDFNSNGDDQVQIAANIEGRVSISGYGSNKLVINLSGSETGTLDLVSGGAAFQDDDVAFV encoded by the coding sequence GTGGTTTTGGAAGTGACCGAAGGTACGGGCACGCTCAATCTGGCCGTGGGCACCACGGGTGCTGATGTGGTGGTGAATGCCGGTGCCGGTGCTAACGACGCCACGATTCAAGTGGGACTCGCCACCGATGCGGGCGGCAACACCCTGGCCAACGGTGGATCCTCCGTTCAGATCGACCCCAACTACGGCGGATCTGTGGTGGTGAACTATCAGGGTGCCATCACTGACGGCACCAAGGTGAACACCGCTGCAGCTGCAAGCGGTGGCGGCACCATTGCCGACAACCTTCCCGGCGGAGCTCAGGCCTTCCAGAGCAATCCCAACGCCTTCTCCGCCGACAACACGCCTGACTACTACATCAACACCGGCCGGGCTGACGACCAGATCGAAGGCTCTGCCGCCAACGACTTCATCCGTGCTGGCGCTGGCAACGACGAGATCAATGCGGGCGCTGGCAACGACATCGTGCGCGGTGGCGCTGGCTCCGATCAGACCACCCTTGGCGCTGGCAACGATGTGTATTACCTGACCGTTGACCAACTTCAGGGCAGCTCCACCGACACCATCACCGATTTCAACAGCAACGGTGATGACCAGGTGCAAATCGCAGCCAACATCGAGGGCCGTGTGTCCATCAGCGGTTATGGCAGCAACAAGTTGGTGATTAACCTCTCAGGTTCTGAAACTGGAACTCTCGATCTCGTTTCGGGTGGAGCCGCCTTCCAGGACGACGACGTCGCTTTCGTGTGA
- a CDS encoding sulfotransferase domain-containing protein has translation MRNVSDGALGRTWRQCRRAAYQGELSHARLFTLVKLAVGQQRLQLLHHWLPLILRQAVSEGERSGSAVALADWLQQQGAIELAALCLEQVHWPAMNGPAWLLRGVIEQRRGEQALAEASLAQACLDKTVQAEASYRLGELQRAHGHPDRAAGWFLASLQRNPDHYCSHNSLQYLRLSPAMRQRVLQAYVQITSRRPQSAFANQLLAHYLLLDGQLKNAITVSRRAARLELGPQAQALAPESQPPTSPDFLIIGVPKGGTTSLLQVLSHHPGVWCHPRKELQFFDRFHHLGADWYCAQFPRFLPEAGIARGEASPTYFHCPEAPQRIVELMPKVRCIVLLRDPWERALSWLNHLQRLEGLDHDPIALLEQELQAIEHHTPASLSGIHQQLWSRALQDSCYDAALRRWDAVLPQEQLLLVSSERLFAHPEDELNRILTFLQRPTDSRDLMPHWRACNVGMANQHQTFPGELLQRIRETLDRHCHGSFARINT, from the coding sequence ATGCGCAACGTATCTGATGGCGCCCTGGGCCGCACGTGGCGCCAATGTCGTCGTGCGGCCTACCAAGGGGAGCTGTCCCACGCCCGCCTATTCACGCTTGTGAAGCTGGCTGTTGGCCAACAACGCCTTCAGCTTCTCCACCACTGGTTGCCCTTGATCCTGCGGCAGGCCGTGTCTGAAGGAGAACGCAGCGGTAGCGCCGTGGCCCTCGCCGACTGGCTGCAGCAGCAGGGCGCGATCGAGCTGGCGGCACTCTGCCTGGAGCAGGTGCACTGGCCGGCCATGAATGGGCCTGCCTGGTTGCTTCGCGGTGTGATCGAACAACGACGCGGCGAGCAGGCGCTGGCCGAGGCCTCCCTCGCCCAGGCGTGCCTGGATAAGACTGTGCAAGCAGAAGCTTCTTACCGACTGGGGGAACTGCAACGGGCCCACGGCCATCCGGATCGGGCCGCCGGTTGGTTTCTGGCAAGCCTCCAACGCAATCCCGACCACTACTGCAGCCATAACTCTTTGCAGTATCTGCGGCTCAGCCCTGCGATGCGCCAACGCGTGCTGCAGGCCTACGTCCAGATCACGTCGCGACGCCCCCAGAGCGCCTTCGCCAATCAATTGTTGGCTCACTACCTGTTGCTGGATGGGCAGCTCAAGAACGCGATCACCGTGTCGCGCCGAGCCGCTCGCCTGGAGCTCGGCCCGCAGGCCCAGGCGCTCGCCCCAGAATCTCAACCCCCCACTTCCCCGGATTTCCTGATCATTGGCGTCCCGAAGGGGGGCACCACCTCGCTCTTGCAAGTGCTCAGCCACCATCCGGGGGTCTGGTGCCATCCGCGCAAGGAACTGCAGTTCTTTGATCGCTTTCATCACCTGGGAGCTGACTGGTACTGCGCCCAGTTCCCCCGTTTCCTGCCAGAGGCCGGCATTGCCCGGGGAGAAGCGAGCCCCACCTATTTCCACTGCCCGGAAGCGCCCCAACGGATTGTGGAGCTGATGCCCAAGGTGCGGTGTATCGTGCTGTTGCGAGACCCTTGGGAGCGCGCCCTGAGCTGGCTCAACCATCTCCAGCGGCTGGAGGGTCTTGACCATGACCCAATCGCCTTGCTGGAACAAGAGCTCCAGGCCATCGAACACCACACCCCGGCCAGCTTGAGCGGCATCCACCAGCAACTGTGGTCACGCGCCCTTCAGGACAGCTGCTACGACGCCGCACTGAGGCGCTGGGACGCCGTGCTGCCTCAGGAGCAACTGCTGCTTGTGTCCAGCGAGCGCTTGTTTGCCCATCCCGAGGACGAGCTGAACAGGATTCTGACCTTCCTGCAACGACCAACAGACAGCAGGGATCTGATGCCCCACTGGCGCGCCTGCAACGTGGGGATGGCCAACCAGCATCAAACATTTCCAGGCGAGCTGCTGCAACGGATCCGGGAGACGCTGGATCGGCACTGCCACGGCAGTTTTGCGCGGATCAACACTTAA
- a CDS encoding lipopolysaccharide assembly protein LapB produces the protein MSGMRETLPADLDQALIDLEADAPAPSAFERVARWRRACGDAESAAEWQTWSLLPPEQAELRTALAECWRRLGRFDQAARLLNAQAPSWHQLILLLQQHHVPEALGLQSQLLQDPPPLEIEHLLELVSLWRDHNQPEPALELLKQLAAHQGGGPSQFPTPLANACADLLEQLHRYDEAASWWEHSLRLDPWQNWPVMRLAHHSLRQRHPATCVHYCRTVLERDPQHQWAPGVLNQGLEQLGARKSLLLLSDPSVTVAAAPACDGWSEATIRDLRCVGLFAMEAPLGLDVVMETWLQTNEPHQSLELWLIASPEPLWLRAAVDQQLRTLDCQKRINVKEWPRWEAQRWPSLSLLLLPPQCPTPHQEPAIQLWRPQPIPTL, from the coding sequence ATGAGCGGTATGCGTGAGACCCTACCGGCCGATCTGGATCAGGCCCTGATCGATCTGGAAGCTGACGCGCCCGCACCCAGCGCCTTCGAACGGGTGGCCCGCTGGCGACGGGCCTGCGGCGACGCTGAATCAGCAGCCGAATGGCAAACCTGGAGCCTGCTGCCGCCCGAGCAGGCTGAGCTCCGCACTGCCCTGGCCGAGTGCTGGCGGCGACTGGGACGGTTCGATCAAGCGGCCCGCTTGTTGAACGCACAGGCTCCGAGTTGGCACCAACTGATTCTGCTGTTGCAACAGCACCACGTGCCTGAGGCGCTTGGCTTGCAATCCCAGCTTTTGCAGGATCCGCCTCCCCTCGAGATCGAACACCTGCTCGAATTGGTGAGTCTCTGGCGTGATCACAACCAGCCGGAACCGGCCCTTGAGTTGTTGAAACAGCTGGCGGCCCATCAGGGAGGTGGTCCCAGCCAATTCCCAACACCTCTCGCCAATGCCTGCGCGGATCTCCTTGAACAGTTGCACCGTTATGACGAAGCGGCCAGCTGGTGGGAGCACAGCCTGCGCCTCGACCCCTGGCAGAACTGGCCGGTGATGCGTCTGGCCCATCACAGTCTTCGGCAACGCCATCCGGCCACCTGCGTGCATTACTGCCGCACTGTTCTCGAACGGGACCCCCAGCATCAATGGGCCCCCGGTGTCCTGAACCAAGGACTGGAACAACTTGGGGCGCGCAAGTCGCTGTTGCTGCTGAGCGATCCGTCGGTCACGGTCGCAGCCGCACCCGCGTGCGATGGATGGTCTGAGGCCACCATCCGTGATCTCCGCTGCGTCGGTTTGTTTGCCATGGAGGCTCCTCTCGGCCTCGACGTTGTGATGGAGACCTGGCTGCAAACCAACGAACCGCACCAGAGCCTGGAGCTATGGCTGATTGCCAGCCCAGAGCCCTTATGGCTGCGAGCCGCCGTTGATCAACAGCTCCGCACGCTCGACTGTCAAAAGCGCATCAACGTGAAGGAGTGGCCTCGCTGGGAGGCCCAGCGCTGGCCCTCGCTCAGCTTGCTGTTGCTGCCCCCTCAGTGTCCAACACCGCATCAAGAGCCTGCGATCCAGCTGTGGAGGCCTCAACCCATCCCAACGCTGTGA
- a CDS encoding DUF563 domain-containing protein, giving the protein MTSSRNATTNAQTLHAEALEALDRGRPRRALSAWHSLLLQERPAVEAHLEAAAAGLSRDPIAPLRRQALALARMLLAGDPGEAGVSRLGALLQGWGEICLPEVPSRALQHLERAWGCGRQQRLDAQLAGLYDRLGYHTGAQLLAEPAAPPEPWLQPPCAAQACLPCQKQASPADPPLQLTQLPQGRIWVPRQRNPWRLSHGVAVQDASGQWLTQLCRHYPWPWPACPHRQALEHLTIEHLRQAERDRPPAQHAAGPVLAVAELSAELFFHWQLELLPRLGRCWQAALQQWPDLRLWHNGGSPAYVRQALQRLGIRPERLLPASDHLQAELLLVPSFTSHFGRPAHANLTWLEQFWGIEQGTADAETRLWLGRGTSQRRPALAERLWQSQLGIPALLLRSVQQQWHQVAAAGTLIAPHGAAMANLLAARPSTTVIELVNPAYAPTYFDPLIQRRQLRHRRLEAAATPLPLQEWLYEGPGLYPIDLRPGASEAADTLAALDTSS; this is encoded by the coding sequence ATGACCTCAAGCCGCAACGCCACCACCAACGCTCAAACCCTTCACGCCGAAGCGCTGGAAGCGTTGGATCGGGGGCGACCGCGCCGGGCCCTCAGCGCCTGGCACAGCCTGCTGCTGCAGGAGCGCCCTGCCGTGGAGGCCCACCTGGAGGCCGCCGCTGCCGGGCTGAGTCGCGATCCGATCGCGCCCCTAAGGCGCCAGGCGCTCGCACTGGCCAGGATGCTGCTGGCTGGCGATCCCGGCGAGGCGGGCGTCAGTCGTCTTGGCGCCCTGCTGCAGGGTTGGGGGGAGATCTGCCTGCCAGAGGTGCCCAGCCGAGCCCTGCAACACCTGGAGCGAGCCTGGGGCTGCGGTCGCCAGCAGCGCCTCGATGCCCAGCTGGCAGGCTTATACGACCGGCTGGGTTACCACACCGGCGCCCAACTGCTGGCCGAACCGGCAGCACCACCGGAACCATGGCTGCAGCCCCCCTGCGCCGCCCAGGCCTGCCTCCCCTGCCAGAAGCAAGCCAGCCCGGCGGATCCGCCGTTGCAGCTGACCCAACTGCCCCAGGGGCGCATCTGGGTGCCCCGCCAGCGCAATCCCTGGCGGCTCAGCCATGGCGTGGCGGTGCAGGACGCCTCAGGCCAATGGCTCACCCAACTCTGCCGCCATTATCCCTGGCCCTGGCCCGCCTGCCCGCATCGTCAGGCGCTGGAACACTTGACGATCGAGCATTTGCGTCAGGCCGAAAGGGATCGCCCACCGGCCCAACATGCCGCAGGCCCTGTGCTGGCGGTGGCGGAGCTGTCAGCGGAACTCTTCTTCCACTGGCAGTTGGAACTGCTGCCGCGCCTCGGGCGCTGCTGGCAGGCCGCGCTGCAGCAGTGGCCCGATCTGCGCCTCTGGCACAACGGCGGTTCACCTGCCTACGTGCGCCAAGCGCTCCAACGCCTCGGTATCAGACCGGAACGGCTGCTGCCGGCCAGCGATCACCTCCAGGCAGAGCTGCTGCTCGTGCCCAGCTTCACCAGCCATTTCGGCCGACCCGCCCACGCCAATCTCACCTGGCTGGAGCAGTTCTGGGGGATCGAGCAGGGGACCGCTGACGCTGAAACAAGGCTGTGGCTGGGGCGCGGCACCAGCCAACGCCGCCCGGCCCTGGCGGAACGCCTCTGGCAAAGCCAGCTCGGCATCCCCGCCCTCTTGCTGCGCAGCGTGCAGCAGCAGTGGCACCAGGTGGCGGCGGCCGGAACCCTGATCGCACCCCACGGTGCCGCCATGGCCAATCTGCTCGCTGCCCGGCCCTCCACAACCGTGATCGAACTGGTCAACCCCGCCTATGCACCCACCTATTTCGATCCCTTGATTCAGCGGCGCCAGCTGCGCCACCGTCGCCTTGAAGCCGCCGCAACACCACTACCGCTGCAGGAATGGCTCTATGAGGGGCCAGGCTTGTATCCGATCGATCTGCGACCTGGCGCCAGTGAAGCGGCAGACACCTTGGCCGCACTGGACACGTCATCATGA
- a CDS encoding glycosyltransferase family A protein, translated as MAFAPPISVVVPMRNAAPWLPPLLAALVREWHTGFELIAIDDASSDGSDALLQRLCAHWPQERWQLIRAGGRGVSAARNAGVAASRAPLIALLDADDRPLPGRLSLPLQAFARYPHLSHVHGGWWRCDDAGRHQQAVRPWQEGAGFSWRSFMQHKAVLPSAWTVRRDALLAVGGFDPQLRHSEDVDLLLRLAAAGHEGAWIEQELVRYRLHGANASSRTKAQLQGLLAVMEHHLEAVAASEPGWARSQRYDTTTWASWQAWSDGAPDLALQLLHQALEDCPYPLPRRPVHYLEVFARSCARIGQRFDAEALQASRFWRQAQDLLLAR; from the coding sequence GTGGCCTTCGCTCCCCCCATCAGTGTGGTGGTGCCGATGCGCAATGCCGCCCCCTGGCTGCCCCCCCTACTGGCGGCCCTGGTGCGCGAATGGCACACCGGGTTCGAGCTGATTGCCATCGATGACGCCAGCAGCGATGGCAGCGACGCGCTGCTGCAGCGGCTCTGCGCCCACTGGCCCCAGGAGCGCTGGCAGTTGATCCGCGCTGGTGGGCGCGGCGTCTCCGCGGCCCGCAATGCGGGCGTCGCCGCCAGCCGTGCCCCCCTGATCGCCCTTCTCGATGCCGATGATCGTCCGCTGCCAGGGCGCCTGTCCTTGCCGCTGCAGGCCTTCGCCCGGTATCCCCACCTGAGCCATGTGCATGGGGGCTGGTGGCGCTGTGATGACGCCGGGCGTCATCAACAGGCCGTGAGGCCCTGGCAGGAGGGGGCCGGTTTCAGCTGGCGTAGCTTCATGCAGCACAAGGCTGTGCTGCCCAGCGCCTGGACCGTGCGCCGCGACGCCTTGCTCGCCGTGGGCGGGTTTGATCCCCAGCTGCGCCATTCAGAAGACGTGGATCTGCTCTTGCGTCTGGCGGCAGCCGGCCACGAGGGCGCCTGGATCGAGCAGGAGCTGGTGCGTTACCGCCTCCATGGCGCCAATGCCAGCAGCCGCACCAAGGCCCAGTTGCAGGGGTTGCTGGCGGTGATGGAGCACCACCTGGAAGCGGTGGCGGCCAGCGAGCCAGGCTGGGCCCGCAGCCAGCGCTACGACACCACCACCTGGGCCAGCTGGCAAGCCTGGAGCGATGGCGCCCCAGATCTGGCTCTGCAGTTGCTGCATCAGGCGTTGGAGGATTGCCCGTATCCCCTCCCGAGGCGACCGGTGCACTACCTGGAAGTGTTCGCTCGCAGCTGCGCCCGCATCGGTCAGCGCTTCGATGCCGAAGCACTGCAGGCCAGCCGCTTCTGGCGTCAAGCCCAGGACCTGCTCTTGGCGCGATGA
- a CDS encoding glycosyltransferase: MSAKLNGQELYAQAASAVEQASWGRAESLLRRLLALQPDHASGHHLLGKSLRALGEPHQALAAQQRSCGLDPWLGWNWFAAGELLMEQQRWPEAAEAFAWALHALPAEGWIAHQLQQARSAGVVAGDSYQHWIRHHEPRLPDPLTPLTQQFWTLAGQGQWRALHGPASLQPRWAPLGSSPWPVEGWLVLLGPQTQLRPGALQALEGWLAQALPWQRAGQAVADVMYADEDRLEPDGRRCDPWFKPGWVPESFWSSPWLGGLSVWRLSWLRHQTLPLPPTDPAGRFRWQLAALERSPRIEPCPLLLSHQAMASGGPNSRADPESESGAEAAALLAHLQEQGEAVQSVTPLPQRPGCFQLHWALPKRVGCSLLIPTRDRADLLQVCLQSVWDSTEAARAQGIDLALVLIDNGSVEQATTELLCRWQQRLGDAMTTLRLEQPFNWSQLNNQAAARARGEVLLCLNNDIEARQPGWLEAMVAQALRPVVGCVGANLLYPDGTLQHGGVVLGLHGGADHAYRHLPLSHGVHRGRSGLLTGWGAVTGACLMLRRELLLQLGGFDEGLPVEFNDVDLCLRLGSLGYRHVIPPEAVLIHHESQSRDALASRTAHQALQRLQRRWPGRLRSGSPWWPQQMEPNHVDGRPLGMAVSVE, encoded by the coding sequence GTGAGCGCCAAGCTCAATGGCCAGGAGCTCTACGCCCAGGCGGCGTCTGCGGTGGAGCAGGCCTCCTGGGGTCGGGCGGAGTCCTTGCTGCGTCGGTTGTTGGCGTTGCAGCCCGACCATGCCAGTGGCCATCACCTGCTGGGCAAGAGCCTGCGCGCTCTCGGTGAACCCCACCAGGCTCTGGCGGCCCAGCAGCGCAGTTGTGGGCTCGATCCCTGGCTGGGTTGGAACTGGTTTGCCGCTGGTGAACTGTTGATGGAGCAGCAGCGCTGGCCGGAGGCGGCCGAGGCGTTTGCCTGGGCCTTGCATGCGCTGCCGGCGGAGGGCTGGATCGCCCACCAGCTGCAGCAGGCGCGCAGCGCTGGGGTTGTGGCGGGCGACAGCTACCAGCATTGGATTCGGCACCACGAACCCCGCCTGCCCGATCCGCTCACGCCCCTCACGCAACAGTTTTGGACGTTGGCTGGCCAGGGCCAGTGGCGGGCCTTGCATGGTCCGGCGTCCTTGCAGCCGCGCTGGGCACCGCTTGGATCTTCGCCTTGGCCCGTGGAGGGCTGGTTGGTGTTGCTCGGCCCGCAGACCCAGTTGCGGCCGGGGGCGCTCCAGGCGTTGGAGGGGTGGTTGGCACAGGCCTTGCCCTGGCAACGGGCCGGCCAGGCGGTGGCGGATGTGATGTATGCCGATGAAGATCGGCTTGAGCCTGACGGCCGGCGCTGCGATCCCTGGTTCAAGCCGGGTTGGGTGCCGGAGAGCTTCTGGAGCAGTCCCTGGCTTGGTGGCTTGAGTGTGTGGCGCCTGAGTTGGCTGCGTCATCAGACGCTGCCCTTGCCGCCAACGGATCCGGCGGGTCGCTTCCGCTGGCAGCTGGCGGCTTTGGAGCGCAGCCCGCGGATCGAGCCCTGCCCGTTGCTGCTCAGCCATCAGGCGATGGCGAGCGGTGGGCCCAACAGCAGAGCTGATCCCGAATCAGAGTCCGGAGCTGAGGCTGCGGCCCTGTTGGCCCATCTGCAGGAGCAGGGCGAGGCGGTGCAGTCGGTGACGCCTTTGCCCCAGCGCCCCGGCTGTTTTCAGCTGCACTGGGCCCTGCCGAAGCGCGTTGGCTGCTCGCTGCTGATTCCCACCCGCGATCGCGCCGATCTGTTGCAGGTGTGTTTGCAGAGCGTCTGGGACAGCACGGAGGCGGCGCGGGCCCAGGGGATCGATCTCGCGTTGGTGCTGATCGACAACGGCTCGGTGGAGCAGGCCACTACGGAGCTGCTTTGTCGCTGGCAGCAACGGCTGGGTGATGCGATGACCACGTTGCGGCTGGAGCAGCCGTTCAACTGGAGCCAGCTCAACAATCAGGCGGCAGCGCGGGCTCGCGGTGAGGTGTTGCTCTGCCTCAACAACGACATCGAGGCGCGGCAACCCGGTTGGCTGGAGGCGATGGTGGCCCAGGCGCTGCGTCCGGTGGTGGGTTGCGTCGGCGCCAATCTGTTGTATCCCGATGGCACCTTGCAGCACGGTGGTGTGGTGCTGGGCCTCCACGGTGGTGCCGACCATGCCTATCGCCATCTGCCCCTCAGCCATGGCGTGCATCGCGGTCGCAGCGGCCTGCTCACGGGTTGGGGTGCGGTCACCGGGGCGTGCCTGATGCTGCGCCGGGAGCTTCTGTTGCAGCTCGGTGGTTTCGATGAAGGACTCCCGGTGGAATTCAACGATGTGGATCTTTGTCTGCGCCTGGGCTCCTTGGGCTACCGCCATGTGATCCCCCCCGAGGCGGTGTTGATCCACCACGAAAGCCAGAGCCGCGATGCCTTGGCCAGCCGCACGGCCCACCAGGCCCTCCAACGGCTCCAACGTCGCTGGCCCGGCCGCTTACGCAGCGGTAGCCCCTGGTGGCCCCAACAGATGGAACCAAATCATGTCGATGGACGACCGTTGGGGATGGCGGTTTCTGTTGAATGA
- a CDS encoding glycosyltransferase codes for MTRPLKIGLVSFAWGDEHRGGLETHVHGIAHDLRAMGHQVFVHCVNTTGSGERFATRGWMDDGIQIQEMNYCYENTKCLMDFQRVPQAEVILEHWANHHQLDLLDFHHNLFFGIRAIATLSKSLPCVATLHDYWTLDPRGQLFSNQNTIIDPDDHEAWEQNALQTWPYQTAKSLESSEYYQSHHNHSNLRSSRPLSLKTAWTQYSDHCLKHAAAVISPSRQAAHIHQQHGITSPIQTIENGLNLVFARESLSREKQSSAPATHNKIRIAILGTIAPHKGQLLFCQACLQSDLHTIVSIQLHGPCPTSYHGNQASQLAIKRISQDHPDVVTLHGPYDRVDLPFIFSQTDLVAMPSLWHEVYGFVAREALAYGLPIITTNAGGLSALEGQEGVFTLPMTEPNRWSDILCMGFKEGPLYRWVYRRREHRPVASDHLRDASACARDLSRVYHSVIETSSHHSTETAIPNGRPST; via the coding sequence ATGACGCGCCCACTCAAGATCGGCCTTGTCTCTTTTGCCTGGGGCGATGAGCATCGCGGTGGCCTGGAAACCCATGTTCACGGAATCGCCCATGACTTACGCGCTATGGGCCATCAGGTTTTTGTGCATTGCGTGAATACCACGGGATCAGGCGAGCGCTTTGCCACGCGTGGCTGGATGGACGATGGCATTCAAATCCAGGAAATGAATTACTGCTATGAAAACACAAAATGTCTGATGGATTTTCAGCGCGTGCCACAAGCCGAAGTCATCCTCGAACATTGGGCCAATCACCATCAACTCGACCTTCTTGATTTCCATCACAATTTATTTTTTGGCATCCGAGCCATTGCCACTCTCAGCAAATCACTACCCTGCGTGGCAACCTTGCATGACTACTGGACGCTCGACCCTCGCGGTCAACTCTTCAGCAATCAAAACACCATCATCGACCCAGACGATCACGAAGCCTGGGAACAGAATGCCTTGCAGACCTGGCCTTATCAAACGGCTAAAAGCCTCGAGTCATCAGAATACTATCAGTCTCACCATAACCACTCAAATCTTAGGTCATCACGACCGCTATCTCTCAAAACAGCCTGGACGCAGTACAGCGATCACTGCCTAAAGCATGCAGCAGCAGTGATTTCGCCATCTCGACAAGCCGCTCACATTCACCAGCAACACGGAATCACCAGCCCAATTCAAACCATTGAAAATGGGCTCAACCTCGTCTTTGCACGAGAAAGCCTGAGCAGAGAGAAGCAAAGCTCAGCACCCGCAACCCATAACAAAATACGCATCGCCATCCTCGGCACAATTGCGCCGCACAAAGGCCAGCTTCTCTTCTGCCAAGCTTGTCTTCAGTCAGACCTGCACACTATCGTTTCAATTCAGCTGCATGGCCCCTGTCCAACCAGCTACCACGGCAATCAAGCGAGCCAGCTGGCGATCAAACGCATCAGCCAAGATCACCCCGACGTCGTCACACTGCATGGGCCTTACGACAGAGTCGATCTGCCCTTCATCTTTTCACAAACAGATCTCGTGGCGATGCCATCGTTGTGGCATGAAGTGTACGGATTTGTTGCTAGAGAAGCCCTAGCCTATGGTCTTCCGATCATCACAACCAATGCGGGCGGATTGTCGGCTCTAGAGGGCCAAGAAGGTGTCTTTACCTTGCCAATGACGGAGCCCAATCGATGGAGTGACATCCTCTGCATGGGCTTCAAGGAAGGCCCGCTGTATCGCTGGGTCTATCGGAGGCGTGAACATCGTCCTGTTGCATCCGATCACTTGCGTGATGCAAGTGCCTGCGCGCGTGATCTTTCCAGGGTCTATCACTCGGTCATCGAGACATCAAGCCATCATTCAACAGAAACCGCCATCCCCAACGGTCGTCCATCGACATGA